One stretch of Bacteroidota bacterium DNA includes these proteins:
- a CDS encoding OmpA family protein, whose amino-acid sequence MSHPNATPKTGPIPFFLRIGVFLLVFGSFALYADGQNASKWLAKGDAALAAKEYAKAVDYYEWAERKSGGWKASLGLANAWRARMDYSKALEFYAKVVDVQGIPVETYFYHAQALMVTQNYPEAERWFAKYAASVPSDPRAATFRDIARLVAAVKGDSGQYELRRLPINSKWSDFSPAFFENGILFVSSRPNEVGIRHTSTVDDAPLLDLFYTEMDSSGKWSIPKPYAALNTKLNEGPLTVDSLQGILFLTRNDPSHKKNREKSERQGLNRLQIDPFTRVEDRWVPAKAFPFNNVRYAVGHPAISPDGQYLYFASDMPGGFGGADLYRATWDASKGEWLPAVNLGPMINTSENELFPYVDSESQLYFSSNGHLGLGGLDLFYAQQTTNGDWSRVQNLGYPLNSEADDFGILLYPDGNNGLISSNRGGVVSDDNIYSFQRFWPKFECTPQLVNNYCYQFWETGVIDSDTMPLAYEWNFGDGFRARGLDARHCFQGPGDYLVSLNLIDTVSGYVFLNQTEYRLTVSDTEQVYIDCPDVIGVGEEFSINGGKSILNDCSLEAFFWEMGDGHRETLPKFTYQYEQPGRYEIKLGVTGTSAAAEDWTCKGCVTKTVEVLPTAEVNQLRDSLESMRQKEIEQQSHWDRPALLQALLEAGEKLYDMRDSANGAKYSVRLLESDLPIDTKAAPFDALRDLRELRTATGFEVYSGLESEIGKIAPYFFEGHRAGFNDAIVVMVRDSSTIGSPKPTFVQIPAKKTDLGYTLFSADVIDAQGNPLNAEITFEELNSGLEVVRAKADSNGRLEVRLPNGDAYAWYLGTTDFFPASGIIDLLAASEAVGVTGKIRNKVTLSSIAELVASGESIRINNVFFDYDATTLRPESKRQLDRLASLLVQYQDFGVSISAHTDDRGDDAYNLALSRRRADAVLRYLDSKGFSSKRITSEGFGERKPAVPNDSDENRQFNRRVEFSLFPITK is encoded by the coding sequence ATGAGCCATCCAAACGCAACTCCAAAGACTGGACCCATTCCCTTTTTTCTCCGCATCGGCGTGTTTTTACTCGTTTTCGGCAGCTTTGCCCTGTATGCCGACGGCCAAAATGCCTCAAAATGGTTGGCTAAAGGTGATGCAGCTTTGGCAGCGAAAGAATATGCCAAGGCGGTAGATTACTATGAATGGGCTGAAAGGAAATCCGGCGGATGGAAAGCCTCGTTGGGTCTCGCCAATGCTTGGAGGGCCCGCATGGATTATTCCAAAGCTTTGGAATTCTATGCAAAAGTGGTTGATGTACAGGGAATTCCCGTCGAAACCTACTTCTACCATGCCCAAGCTTTGATGGTCACCCAAAACTATCCCGAGGCCGAACGTTGGTTTGCAAAGTACGCAGCGTCAGTGCCTTCGGATCCAAGGGCTGCCACTTTCAGGGATATTGCCCGTTTGGTCGCTGCTGTCAAAGGCGATTCCGGTCAATATGAATTAAGGCGATTGCCCATCAACAGCAAATGGTCTGACTTCAGCCCGGCGTTTTTTGAAAACGGAATCCTGTTTGTTTCGTCCCGCCCCAACGAAGTTGGTATTCGCCATACCTCGACCGTGGATGATGCACCGTTGCTTGACCTATTTTATACGGAAATGGATTCCTCCGGCAAGTGGTCCATACCAAAACCCTATGCGGCGCTCAACACCAAACTCAATGAAGGGCCGTTGACGGTCGACAGCCTCCAAGGCATTCTATTTCTTACGCGCAACGATCCATCCCACAAAAAAAATCGGGAAAAATCTGAGCGGCAAGGCCTCAATCGCCTTCAAATCGATCCCTTCACGCGTGTTGAAGACCGTTGGGTTCCTGCCAAGGCATTTCCTTTCAACAATGTGCGCTATGCAGTTGGCCATCCTGCCATCAGCCCCGATGGGCAGTACCTCTATTTTGCGTCTGACATGCCGGGCGGATTTGGTGGCGCCGACCTCTACCGTGCCACCTGGGACGCATCAAAAGGAGAATGGCTCCCTGCGGTGAACCTTGGCCCCATGATCAATACCTCTGAGAATGAGTTGTTTCCCTATGTAGATTCGGAATCTCAACTTTATTTCTCTTCCAATGGGCACCTGGGGCTTGGCGGCCTCGACCTCTTTTATGCCCAACAAACAACGAATGGAGACTGGTCTAGAGTGCAAAATTTGGGTTACCCACTCAATTCGGAAGCAGACGATTTCGGCATCCTGCTCTATCCCGATGGGAACAATGGATTGATCAGTTCCAACCGCGGCGGGGTGGTCAGCGACGACAACATTTATAGCTTCCAGCGATTTTGGCCCAAATTTGAATGTACACCGCAGTTGGTGAACAACTATTGTTATCAATTTTGGGAAACAGGTGTGATCGATTCCGATACGATGCCCTTGGCCTATGAGTGGAACTTTGGCGATGGCTTCAGGGCACGCGGACTTGACGCGCGCCATTGTTTTCAAGGTCCCGGCGACTACTTGGTTTCGCTCAACCTGATTGACACGGTTTCAGGGTATGTGTTTTTGAACCAAACTGAATATCGTTTAACCGTCAGCGACACGGAGCAAGTCTATATCGACTGCCCCGATGTGATCGGCGTCGGTGAAGAATTTAGCATCAATGGCGGAAAATCGATTCTCAATGATTGCAGCTTGGAGGCGTTTTTCTGGGAAATGGGTGACGGTCATCGCGAAACGCTCCCAAAATTCACCTACCAATATGAACAACCAGGCCGTTATGAAATTAAACTGGGCGTAACAGGTACTTCAGCGGCAGCCGAGGATTGGACATGCAAGGGATGTGTGACTAAGACGGTCGAAGTTTTGCCGACAGCCGAGGTGAACCAATTGCGCGATTCCTTGGAATCGATGCGGCAAAAGGAGATTGAACAACAATCCCATTGGGATCGACCTGCTTTGCTGCAGGCACTGTTGGAGGCAGGCGAAAAGCTTTATGACATGCGCGACAGCGCCAACGGTGCGAAGTATTCGGTGAGATTGCTTGAAAGCGATTTACCAATTGACACCAAGGCAGCTCCCTTTGATGCATTGCGCGATTTGCGGGAATTGCGAACGGCCACCGGTTTTGAGGTGTATTCTGGATTGGAATCGGAGATCGGAAAAATTGCACCGTATTTCTTCGAAGGCCACCGGGCAGGATTCAACGATGCGATCGTGGTCATGGTCCGTGATTCGTCAACAATTGGAAGCCCAAAACCGACATTTGTTCAGATTCCAGCTAAGAAAACGGACTTGGGGTACACCCTTTTTTCGGCGGACGTGATTGATGCACAAGGCAATCCGCTGAATGCAGAAATCACGTTTGAGGAGTTGAATTCCGGACTTGAAGTGGTTCGTGCCAAGGCTGATTCCAACGGTAGATTGGAGGTACGATTGCCCAATGGAGATGCCTATGCATGGTACCTGGGTACCACTGATTTTTTTCCTGCCTCCGGGATTATTGATTTATTGGCTGCGTCCGAGGCGGTTGGGGTAACAGGAAAAATCCGGAACAAAGTCACGCTGAGTTCGATTGCGGAATTGGTAGCTTCTGGCGAATCTATACGCATCAATAATGTATTTTTCGATTATGATGCGACCACGCTCCGGCCAGAATCCAAGCGCCAATTGGACAGATTGGCTTCATTGTTGGTTCAATATCAAGATTTTGGTGTCAGCATCTCTGCCCATACCGACGACCGGGGAGACGATGCCTACAACCTTGCGCTGAGCAGGCGGCGTGCCGACGCGGTCTTACGGTACCTTGACAGCAAAGGATTTTCTTCCAAGCGGATCACCTCCGAAGGTTTTGGAGAGCGCAAACCTGCCGTGCCCAACGACAGCGACGAAAACCGGCAGTTCAACCGCCGGGTTGAATTCAGTCTATTTCCGATCACCAAATGA
- a CDS encoding T9SS type A sorting domain-containing protein has product MGQSTDGVGATVRCSDELADNLRRKFPNGVPGRTIPNDEKVGEVDSAFTYVIPVVVHVMHSFGAERNVTPEQIQSQIDVLNEGFGRYGEGANSSPMGGDVKIKFCLAKVDPYGNPSLGYDYTVTAYADSLDPFTEDTLMKNINQWDPNRYLNIWTVRHIPFNSEYSLAGYTYIPEQVAGTAYDGIVIDYHYFGRDVGTAQTRGKTGTHEVGHYFDLYHPWGPTSSTFCPAGTDFCDDTPPVPGEEFATFPLCTSSQSILFWEACDSTRRQVENYMDYSDDQCINLFTHCQIQRMRSALLRYRSEMVSRENLFRTGCGQEMLDIPAQGQIFVYPNPANHYLMVNVDIETVGQVWLEMYDFTGRKVMERQTASTGRGPIPLDLSEFAVGTYYLNVITSTATFNTKVFVGRFEE; this is encoded by the coding sequence ATGGGGCAATCGACTGATGGAGTGGGTGCTACGGTAAGATGTAGTGATGAGTTGGCTGACAACTTGCGACGCAAATTCCCCAATGGTGTACCCGGCCGCACGATCCCCAATGACGAGAAGGTCGGCGAAGTGGACTCTGCCTTTACCTACGTGATTCCGGTGGTGGTACACGTGATGCATTCCTTTGGCGCAGAGCGAAATGTGACCCCGGAGCAAATCCAATCGCAAATTGATGTGTTGAATGAGGGTTTTGGGCGCTATGGCGAAGGAGCCAATTCCAGCCCGATGGGGGGAGATGTGAAAATAAAATTCTGCCTCGCAAAAGTGGATCCTTACGGCAACCCATCGCTTGGATATGACTATACGGTAACCGCCTATGCAGATTCCTTGGATCCGTTTACGGAGGATACTTTGATGAAAAATATCAATCAATGGGATCCGAACCGGTATTTGAACATTTGGACGGTGCGGCATATTCCGTTCAACAGTGAATATTCACTTGCGGGCTATACATACATTCCGGAACAAGTTGCAGGAACCGCCTATGATGGTATTGTGATCGACTACCACTACTTTGGTCGTGACGTGGGCACTGCACAGACCCGCGGCAAAACCGGAACACACGAAGTCGGTCACTATTTCGATCTTTACCATCCTTGGGGGCCGACAAGCAGCACTTTTTGCCCGGCAGGCACGGACTTCTGCGATGACACCCCGCCGGTGCCAGGAGAAGAATTTGCAACTTTTCCGCTTTGTACAAGTTCACAAAGCATCCTTTTCTGGGAGGCTTGTGACAGCACTCGCCGACAGGTGGAAAACTACATGGATTATTCCGATGACCAGTGTATCAACCTGTTTACCCATTGCCAGATTCAACGGATGCGATCCGCCTTGTTGCGCTATCGGTCGGAAATGGTGAGCCGCGAGAATCTTTTTCGCACAGGCTGCGGCCAAGAAATGTTGGATATTCCAGCGCAAGGCCAAATTTTCGTTTACCCCAATCCGGCGAATCACTACTTGATGGTCAATGTCGACATCGAAACCGTAGGGCAGGTTTGGTTGGAGATGTATGATTTCACCGGGCGGAAAGTCATGGAGCGACAAACGGCCTCGACAGGACGCGGTCCGATTCCGCTGGATCTTTCTGAATTTGCAGTTGGTACTTATTATCTCAATGTGATTACATCCACCGCGACATTCAATACAAAGGTGTTTGTGGGGAGATTTGAGGAATAG
- a CDS encoding type IX secretion system membrane protein PorP/SprF, with amino-acid sequence MRKSIFWLAGFICWISCLQGQHYPMYSQYMHNQAVINPGYTGSRDVLSTSLLFRQQWLGIQGAPSTQAFYLHSPLRNPRNNFGFNMVIDRLGVTYRNAFNVSYAYRIDLGEKKGRLAFGLQGGIASLQNRFRDVVTDESGDQVFGYNTPAILVPGVGFGAYYDTRRWYLGVSLPYLLEYHNAAFNLFVQNNDSIASSRPALLATGCVIRLNPDILLRPSILAKFVPNSPVQMDLNAHLIIKDQLWLGASYRTGDALVGLIGYQITPQFKIGYSYDQAISPLRKYNNGSHELMVRYEFGYRLKVMSPRYF; translated from the coding sequence ACATGCACAATCAAGCCGTAATCAATCCCGGTTATACCGGCAGCCGTGATGTTTTGAGTACGAGCTTGCTCTTCCGACAACAATGGCTCGGAATCCAAGGAGCGCCCAGTACCCAAGCATTTTATCTGCATTCCCCTTTGCGCAATCCACGCAACAACTTTGGATTCAACATGGTGATTGACCGACTCGGTGTCACCTATCGGAATGCATTCAACGTGAGTTATGCCTACCGCATCGATCTCGGAGAAAAAAAGGGAAGACTGGCATTTGGCTTGCAAGGTGGCATCGCGAGTCTTCAAAACAGGTTCCGGGACGTCGTCACAGACGAAAGCGGTGATCAAGTTTTTGGCTACAATACGCCGGCGATCCTTGTGCCAGGGGTAGGATTTGGTGCTTACTATGACACGCGACGCTGGTATTTGGGCGTCTCCCTTCCCTATTTGTTGGAATACCACAATGCGGCATTCAACCTTTTTGTGCAAAACAACGACAGCATTGCCTCCTCACGGCCCGCCTTGTTGGCCACAGGATGCGTGATTCGGTTGAATCCCGATATTTTGCTTCGACCTTCAATTCTCGCAAAGTTTGTTCCCAATAGCCCAGTCCAAATGGACCTCAATGCGCATTTGATCATCAAAGATCAGTTGTGGCTTGGAGCAAGCTATCGCACCGGTGATGCACTTGTCGGCTTGATCGGATACCAAATTACCCCTCAATTCAAAATCGGCTATTCCTACGATCAGGCCATCTCGCCGCTGCGGAAATACAACAACGGCTCCCATGAGCTTATGGTTCGGTACGAATTCGGATACCGATTGAAGGTCATGAGCCCACGTTACTTTTAG
- a CDS encoding PAS domain S-box protein, with amino-acid sequence MAKWTLFAALFSALFWGETFAQGFVSKHYDAENGLPVEYIYTLVQDDRGFLYLGTGSGLVRFDGAKFKTLTTADGLADDFITACHKDKTGLIWLGHEGRVSMLTGSKLSALPDTSSIRSRVIAIASDSYGDVWCASQRNGIFLIDSTKVLKNESNGISEDMMVHSMAIGKVRGVEYMLIGTDQGLLVYILKKRGAPQFAYAATKVPATKIQCIVKKASLDGFWIGTEDEGMLAFEPSQLDTSTVAFKYDATIGFPESNVMSISEGPNRSLWVGSGSQGFFKFWNGPATSSPKTNGLIQVMKSQPSDSIPVQIVKAIYHDNFGNTWLGTYGNGLFSLENQTLSTLRLMEDSTSNLELLCTFEGHGGDFWVGTNRGLYLLGSELVKTSNFKYSLGGIITLPHKLHYTEADGLPSSKITCVLEDKQRNLWVGTRDAGIAVLLNGATKFEARSLSDLSLSNNINALAQGKDNLLWIATTDGAFSLDPATGKTNYYGTQNKLPHNNIYDIFSDKSGKIWFATHTNRLAFFDGKNIETREVTDHGEIPNITCIKQDKQGIFWLGTDGMGLYRFDGEKYKQFNKLDGLQSNYVYNLVIDHYGHVWTTHRDGFSRFVPQTGKILTYPSKIYVSKEENPPSSANIDDYGNIWFSTEQGILRYNWDPERNIGAAPRIFLESVTIFDSLYPITEEIVLPYDSYRITFGYLGLTFVNQEDVLYQYKLEGREPDWSPLTKLDQISFQALEDGQYTFHVRACNRFGKCNEASAKIRIVILPPFWKTWWFRGLIFLAVGGIVFAYIRYRIYRLNREKAELEEKVKQRTLELLVEKEKVEKANIELEKLSLVASETDNAVFILDAEGNLTWVNEGFTRLTGLTMDELLAIRNEPEFLNTSSNPRIKDLLSKATKENRSVQYESTLPSKSGTEIWVVSTLTPIFDQDGNIRNIVIIDSNITDRKIAEEKIRQMNAELESQVAARTQELADANESLLIENQEHIKTSEQLKRTNSELDTFVYRASHDLKGPLASLNGLINIAGMELTDNAVATRYLGLMDKAAKRLDGILIDLIEATQVKQRTIELGSIPALVLANTVVEGIKTQQDLSNVEIKLDIDPSLEIVSDETLLNSILQNLIVTSLRYRDPAKPVCELALSIKKLPSTWSITMTDNGLGYNDDVKHRVWDMFFKANNQISGSGLGLYIVKQATEKLNGQVSMETKALEGTKIHLEFPIQTPA; translated from the coding sequence ATGGCAAAATGGACCTTGTTTGCTGCACTATTTTCGGCCTTGTTTTGGGGCGAGACTTTTGCTCAAGGCTTTGTGAGCAAACACTATGACGCAGAAAACGGACTTCCAGTTGAGTACATCTATACGCTTGTCCAAGATGACCGCGGATTCCTGTATTTGGGAACCGGGTCAGGCCTCGTGCGCTTTGACGGTGCAAAATTCAAAACACTGACAACCGCAGACGGTCTTGCCGACGACTTTATCACCGCCTGCCACAAAGACAAAACGGGATTAATTTGGCTTGGACATGAAGGCCGAGTTTCCATGCTTACCGGGTCGAAATTGAGCGCTCTTCCCGACACATCATCCATCCGGAGCAGGGTCATTGCCATCGCCTCTGACTCCTACGGCGATGTATGGTGCGCCTCGCAACGCAACGGCATTTTCCTGATCGACAGCACCAAGGTGCTCAAAAATGAAAGCAACGGCATCTCCGAAGATATGATGGTGCATAGCATGGCCATCGGCAAGGTTCGCGGTGTCGAATATATGCTTATTGGAACCGATCAGGGGCTTTTGGTCTATATCTTGAAGAAGCGGGGTGCTCCACAATTTGCCTACGCTGCCACCAAAGTACCGGCAACCAAGATCCAATGCATCGTCAAAAAAGCCAGTTTGGACGGATTTTGGATCGGGACTGAAGATGAAGGAATGCTGGCTTTTGAGCCCTCCCAACTTGATACTTCCACAGTTGCCTTCAAATACGATGCAACGATCGGCTTTCCCGAATCGAATGTCATGTCAATTTCGGAGGGTCCAAACCGTAGCCTTTGGGTTGGGTCAGGAAGCCAAGGATTTTTCAAATTCTGGAATGGCCCTGCCACAAGTTCCCCAAAAACAAATGGGCTTATCCAAGTAATGAAGTCGCAGCCGTCAGACAGCATTCCGGTACAAATTGTCAAAGCCATTTACCATGACAATTTTGGAAACACCTGGCTTGGAACCTATGGCAATGGATTGTTTTCCCTTGAGAATCAAACACTCAGCACTTTACGCCTAATGGAGGACTCCACCTCCAATCTCGAGCTGTTGTGTACCTTTGAAGGGCATGGCGGAGATTTTTGGGTTGGGACCAATCGTGGTCTCTATCTTCTTGGGAGTGAACTGGTTAAAACAAGCAATTTCAAGTATTCCCTGGGTGGAATCATTACGCTTCCCCACAAATTGCACTATACGGAGGCCGATGGCCTACCCTCTTCCAAGATTACGTGTGTACTGGAAGATAAACAACGTAACCTTTGGGTCGGAACACGCGATGCAGGCATCGCTGTATTGCTGAACGGTGCAACCAAGTTCGAAGCTCGCTCACTTTCAGACCTTTCCTTGTCCAACAACATCAACGCCCTTGCTCAAGGAAAAGACAACCTGCTTTGGATCGCGACCACAGACGGTGCATTTTCCTTGGATCCTGCCACTGGAAAAACGAACTATTACGGAACCCAAAACAAATTGCCGCACAACAATATCTACGATATATTCTCAGATAAATCGGGAAAAATCTGGTTTGCAACGCATACCAACCGTCTCGCATTTTTTGACGGGAAAAATATTGAAACGCGCGAGGTGACCGATCATGGGGAAATTCCCAACATTACTTGTATCAAACAGGACAAGCAAGGCATCTTTTGGCTGGGAACGGATGGAATGGGACTTTATCGGTTCGACGGTGAAAAGTACAAGCAATTCAACAAATTGGATGGACTTCAGAGTAACTACGTCTACAACCTTGTCATCGACCACTATGGCCATGTTTGGACGACACACCGCGATGGTTTTTCGAGGTTTGTTCCCCAAACCGGAAAGATACTAACCTATCCTTCAAAGATATACGTCTCCAAAGAGGAAAATCCGCCATCAAGTGCCAATATTGACGACTATGGAAATATCTGGTTTTCCACGGAACAGGGAATTTTGCGGTACAATTGGGACCCGGAGCGGAACATTGGCGCCGCCCCTCGGATTTTCTTGGAGTCGGTCACGATCTTTGACAGCCTCTACCCTATTACGGAGGAAATTGTATTGCCCTACGATTCCTACCGGATCACCTTCGGATACCTAGGCTTGACCTTTGTCAATCAGGAAGATGTTTTGTACCAATACAAGCTCGAAGGTAGAGAGCCCGATTGGTCGCCACTCACCAAACTTGACCAAATTTCCTTTCAGGCACTCGAAGACGGCCAATACACCTTTCATGTGCGCGCATGCAACCGTTTTGGCAAATGCAACGAAGCATCCGCGAAGATTAGAATCGTGATTTTGCCCCCATTTTGGAAAACTTGGTGGTTCCGTGGTTTGATATTTTTGGCCGTCGGAGGAATCGTTTTTGCCTATATCCGGTACAGAATCTATCGGTTGAATCGGGAAAAGGCTGAGCTCGAAGAAAAGGTAAAACAACGTACCCTCGAATTGCTTGTTGAAAAGGAGAAGGTCGAGAAGGCCAATATTGAGTTGGAGAAGCTTTCACTTGTGGCAAGTGAAACAGACAATGCAGTTTTCATTCTGGATGCAGAAGGTAATTTGACCTGGGTGAATGAAGGCTTCACACGGCTTACAGGATTGACGATGGATGAATTGCTCGCGATTCGCAACGAACCCGAGTTCCTCAACACGAGCAGCAATCCGCGTATCAAGGATTTGCTTTCCAAGGCCACAAAAGAGAATCGTTCCGTTCAATACGAGTCAACCTTGCCCTCCAAAAGTGGCACTGAAATCTGGGTGGTTTCCACGCTGACCCCGATTTTTGACCAAGACGGAAACATCCGGAACATCGTGATTATCGACAGCAATATCACCGACAGGAAGATTGCCGAGGAGAAAATCAGGCAGATGAATGCCGAATTGGAATCACAGGTCGCCGCCAGAACCCAAGAACTTGCTGATGCCAATGAATCCCTGCTCATCGAAAACCAGGAGCACATTAAAACTTCAGAGCAGCTGAAACGCACCAACAGCGAACTCGACACATTTGTCTATCGTGCTTCCCATGACCTCAAAGGGCCATTGGCATCCCTCAACGGTCTGATCAACATCGCCGGTATGGAGCTCACCGACAATGCCGTAGCTACAAGGTATCTCGGGCTGATGGACAAGGCTGCAAAAAGGCTCGACGGAATTTTGATTGACTTGATCGAGGCAACACAGGTCAAACAGCGCACCATCGAACTTGGCTCCATTCCAGCATTGGTATTGGCCAATACTGTGGTTGAAGGAATCAAAACCCAACAAGATCTCAGCAATGTGGAGATCAAACTGGACATCGATCCTTCCCTTGAGATTGTGTCTGACGAAACCCTGCTGAATTCCATTTTGCAGAATCTGATCGTCACTTCCTTGAGGTACCGCGATCCAGCAAAGCCGGTATGCGAATTGGCGCTGTCAATAAAGAAGCTACCCTCAACCTGGAGCATCACCATGACCGACAATGGACTTGGTTACAATGACGATGTCAAACATCGTGTTTGGGACATGTTCTTCAAGGCCAACAATCAAATTTCGGGATCCGGTCTCGGATTGTACATTGTGAAGCAGGCCACCGAAAAACTAAACGGTCAAGTTTCGATGGAAACCAAGGCGCTTGAGGGAACAAAGATTCACTTGGAATTCCCAATTCAGACGCCCGCCTAG